One Desulfobulbaceae bacterium genomic window carries:
- the rnr gene encoding ribonuclease R, which translates to MTRRKKRFAKPKVSSASLRLKPARRVKHLQVPDDRGQRPLIRDGQRSISEDDIVGFVHGKGKQATATEIAEAFDLGRSYRKKLYNALMNLCDRNILTTDDEKLFFVGTAVHYVQAELSLNPRGFGFARIIPSPPANQPQEIFIPARKLGSAMHGDTILIKVLNPKSSRPEGAVVRVIERGVKSIVGIYSAGKAVGMVIPEDERFAFSVMVRRENSLGARQGEAVVAKITEFSPQGISNPKGEIIEVLGDPDSLNVQTEIVIRKFDLPHSFDAIVEGQVAQISPVIEPGDGRLDLRVVEHITIDGETARDFDDAVAVRETKNGYQLHVSIADVSHYVTAGSPLDLAAYERGTSVYFPNRVVPMLPERLSNDLCSLVPNQDRYAFSAIIDFDASGKVVRSSFGKSIINSRYRMTYDKVWDILSNPTGKTSKEYAALAPSLKIMETLGQKLLEQRMKRGSIGFELPEAFVVVGENDEIKDVERRERNFAHQIIEEFMLAANEAVATTIAQKNLKDGIYRIHETPDPLKVEEFSKFAKDMGMQLPKDPGTPQWFGKLLEQVKGSPQEYIINNLLLRTMKQARYSPENVGHFGLAAEFYTHFTSPIRRYPDLMVHRCLANYLGAKSGPKKAQGKQTGQKTQSAVAPSNVHEAGEFLSKRERVAVDAEREMVDRLKVRYMKDKVGESFDAIVSGAASFGLFVELVESFVSGGVAIADLKDDYYQLDEKSHRLVGKRTNRIFQLGDLVRVRLASVDVARGSLNFEIDDLGPSQ; encoded by the coding sequence GTGACACGACGAAAAAAAAGATTCGCAAAACCTAAAGTGTCGTCTGCCAGTTTGCGTTTGAAGCCTGCCAGGCGAGTTAAGCACCTGCAGGTTCCTGATGACCGCGGACAGCGACCACTTATCAGAGATGGGCAACGTTCGATCTCTGAAGATGATATTGTCGGCTTTGTACATGGTAAGGGTAAACAGGCGACAGCGACAGAAATTGCTGAGGCCTTTGACCTGGGCCGTAGTTACCGGAAAAAATTGTACAATGCCCTGATGAACCTCTGTGATAGAAATATTCTCACAACAGACGATGAGAAGCTTTTTTTTGTAGGGACTGCGGTGCACTATGTTCAGGCGGAACTGTCCCTTAATCCCCGCGGTTTTGGTTTTGCCAGGATCATTCCCTCTCCACCTGCTAATCAGCCTCAGGAGATATTTATCCCGGCTCGAAAACTTGGCTCGGCAATGCACGGGGATACCATTTTGATCAAAGTGCTAAACCCAAAGTCATCCAGGCCTGAAGGTGCCGTGGTTAGAGTCATTGAGCGTGGTGTAAAGAGCATAGTCGGCATCTATTCGGCGGGAAAAGCGGTCGGCATGGTTATTCCGGAGGATGAACGTTTTGCCTTCAGTGTAATGGTTCGCCGTGAAAACAGTCTTGGAGCACGGCAGGGAGAAGCTGTTGTTGCCAAAATTACCGAATTCAGCCCCCAGGGAATCAGTAATCCAAAGGGTGAAATTATCGAGGTGCTCGGTGATCCTGATAGTTTGAATGTGCAGACTGAAATCGTTATCAGAAAATTTGATCTCCCGCATTCCTTCGATGCGATTGTTGAAGGCCAGGTCGCGCAGATCAGCCCGGTTATTGAACCAGGTGATGGCCGTTTGGATTTGAGGGTTGTTGAACATATCACGATCGACGGAGAAACAGCACGAGACTTCGATGATGCCGTAGCAGTACGCGAGACGAAAAACGGGTATCAGCTCCACGTTTCAATTGCTGATGTAAGTCATTATGTGACGGCGGGATCCCCTTTGGATCTGGCTGCCTATGAGCGTGGAACCAGCGTCTATTTTCCGAATCGAGTCGTGCCCATGTTGCCGGAAAGGTTATCTAACGATTTATGCAGTCTGGTTCCCAATCAGGATCGTTACGCATTCAGTGCCATCATTGATTTTGATGCGAGTGGCAAGGTTGTCAGGAGCTCATTTGGCAAATCGATTATTAATAGTCGTTACCGGATGACCTATGACAAGGTCTGGGATATTTTATCCAATCCTACCGGTAAAACCAGCAAAGAGTATGCTGCCCTGGCGCCGTCTTTGAAAATCATGGAAACACTCGGCCAAAAGCTTCTTGAGCAGCGCATGAAAAGGGGAAGTATCGGCTTTGAGCTGCCAGAGGCCTTTGTGGTGGTGGGCGAAAATGACGAGATTAAAGATGTTGAGCGGCGCGAGCGAAACTTTGCGCACCAGATTATCGAAGAGTTTATGCTGGCTGCCAACGAAGCTGTAGCAACGACTATAGCCCAAAAAAATCTGAAGGACGGAATTTACAGAATTCACGAAACACCTGATCCTCTTAAGGTTGAGGAGTTTTCAAAGTTTGCCAAGGATATGGGAATGCAGTTGCCTAAAGATCCGGGTACTCCGCAATGGTTTGGGAAACTGTTAGAGCAGGTCAAGGGCTCGCCCCAGGAGTATATCATAAATAATTTGCTACTCAGGACAATGAAGCAGGCTCGGTACTCGCCGGAGAATGTCGGGCATTTTGGTCTGGCGGCTGAATTTTATACCCACTTCACCTCGCCAATACGCCGGTATCCGGATTTAATGGTGCACCGCTGTCTGGCAAACTATTTAGGTGCCAAGTCTGGCCCCAAAAAAGCACAGGGTAAACAGACGGGCCAAAAAACTCAGAGTGCTGTTGCCCCGTCAAATGTGCATGAGGCTGGGGAGTTTTTGTCAAAGCGTGAGCGGGTCGCTGTGGATGCGGAGAGGGAGATGGTCGATCGGCTCAAGGTTCGCTATATGAAGGATAAAGTCGGTGAGAGTTTTGATGCCATAGTTTCTGGTGCCGCATCTTTTGGCTTGTTTGTTGAGCTTGTTGAGTCATTTGTCAGTGGAGGGGTTGCTATTGCGGATTTAAAGGATGATTATTACCAGCTTGATGAGAAGAGCCACCGTTTAGTTGGTAAACGTACCAACCGTATCTTTCAGCTGGGTGACCTTGTCCGTGTACGGCTTGCCAGTGTTGATGTTGCCAGGGGCAGCCTGAATTTTGAAATTGATGATCTGGGTCCTTCTCAATAA
- a CDS encoding PilZ domain-containing protein: protein MAGKTTKRKHPRVTFTGKVDLLFPDIEYLNCEALNISLIGILVLGCQEQEDGTQCDIEFHDSSNESSRRLCIKGEVVRSNEDGIALLFRNMNVRTFTDLEEFVKNQAGDTYLDTDEFLDALPAEMSAL from the coding sequence GTGGCAGGCAAGACAACAAAGCGAAAACACCCCAGGGTTACATTTACCGGAAAAGTTGACCTTTTATTTCCAGACATTGAATACCTTAACTGTGAGGCACTTAACATCAGCCTGATAGGAATACTCGTCCTCGGTTGTCAAGAGCAGGAAGACGGCACCCAATGTGACATTGAATTCCACGATTCATCAAATGAATCATCAAGACGTCTTTGCATTAAGGGGGAAGTTGTTCGCAGCAACGAAGACGGGATTGCCTTGCTGTTCCGCAACATGAACGTCAGAACATTTACCGACTTAGAAGAGTTCGTTAAAAATCAGGCCGGCGACACCTATCTTGACACGGATGAGTTTTTAGATGCCCTGCCCGCTGAGATGTCAGCTCTATAA
- a CDS encoding inorganic pyrophosphatase Ppa: protein MPMTKFLQEPKKLDLQPYKKPKKNIDLRQTHVPFSGSPHNHPYDSTKFILVADPYCTSIYYEFESKDVEFAEELPSIVNIDGEAVNMVLIWVSKDSIGLRCTPFIVNNTTPRPDSAK, encoded by the coding sequence ATGCCCATGACTAAATTTTTGCAAGAACCCAAAAAACTTGACCTACAGCCCTACAAAAAGCCCAAAAAAAACATAGACCTGCGCCAGACTCATGTCCCCTTTTCAGGATCACCCCACAACCACCCATATGATTCCACAAAATTTATTCTTGTTGCCGATCCTTATTGCACCAGTATCTACTATGAGTTTGAATCTAAAGATGTAGAGTTCGCTGAAGAGCTGCCCAGCATTGTTAATATCGACGGCGAAGCTGTTAATATGGTTCTCATCTGGGTTTCAAAAGACAGTATTGGTCTGCGTTGCACACCCTTCATCGTTAACAATACTACCCCCCGGCCTGATTCGGCAAAGTAA